In the Kribbella sp. NBC_00482 genome, one interval contains:
- a CDS encoding ABC transporter permease: MSTETEAAPAPVPPAKEPQRWSSGLPSWAVQGLVSLSAIVLALLVGAILIIIGDDQVQKAVGYFGAAPMDTFSAALSAVGEAYKSLAVGALGGWTPISESLTQATPLICGGLAVSLAFRTGLFNIGAQGQLIAGAILASYVGFAWHLPPVLHLILAIVAGLIGGALWGGVVGLLKARTGAHEVIVTIMLNYVAIYLLAWLLTTKTFQRPGRTDPISPIVDNNAQYPKFGDTRLHVGFLVALVAAVFVWWLLNRSTIGFELRAVGANADASRTAGMSVGRAYIIAMVVAGALAGLAGTQQVLGTDLPLTDGVAASVGFDAITVALLGRGTPLGTVLAGLLFGALNAGGLQMQLITQTPLTLTTVLQAVIVLFVAAPALVRSIFRFLPKERGAGTVLAKGWNG, translated from the coding sequence ATGAGCACTGAGACAGAGGCCGCTCCGGCGCCCGTGCCGCCGGCCAAGGAGCCGCAGCGCTGGTCCTCGGGCCTGCCGTCGTGGGCGGTCCAGGGCCTGGTCTCGCTGAGCGCGATCGTGCTGGCGCTGCTGGTCGGGGCGATCCTGATCATCATCGGCGACGACCAGGTGCAGAAGGCGGTCGGGTACTTCGGCGCCGCGCCGATGGACACCTTCTCCGCCGCCCTGAGCGCGGTCGGCGAGGCGTACAAGTCGCTCGCGGTCGGCGCGCTGGGCGGCTGGACGCCGATCAGCGAGTCGTTGACCCAGGCAACACCGCTGATCTGCGGCGGTCTGGCGGTCTCGCTGGCGTTCCGCACCGGGCTGTTCAACATCGGCGCCCAGGGCCAGCTGATCGCCGGCGCGATCCTCGCGTCGTACGTCGGGTTCGCGTGGCACCTGCCGCCTGTCCTGCACCTGATCCTGGCGATCGTCGCCGGTCTGATCGGCGGCGCGCTCTGGGGCGGTGTGGTCGGCCTGCTGAAGGCCCGCACCGGCGCGCACGAGGTGATCGTGACGATCATGCTGAACTACGTCGCGATCTACCTGCTCGCCTGGCTGCTGACCACCAAGACGTTCCAGCGGCCCGGGCGGACCGACCCGATCTCCCCGATCGTCGACAACAACGCGCAGTACCCGAAGTTCGGCGACACCCGGTTGCACGTCGGGTTCCTGGTGGCGCTGGTGGCCGCGGTCTTCGTCTGGTGGCTGCTGAACCGCTCGACGATCGGTTTCGAGCTCCGCGCGGTCGGCGCGAACGCGGACGCCTCCCGGACGGCCGGTATGTCGGTCGGCCGCGCGTACATCATCGCGATGGTCGTGGCCGGTGCGCTCGCCGGTCTGGCCGGGACCCAGCAGGTGCTCGGCACGGATCTGCCGCTGACCGACGGGGTCGCGGCGTCGGTCGGGTTCGACGCGATCACGGTCGCGCTGCTCGGCCGCGGTACGCCGCTCGGCACCGTCCTGGCCGGTCTGCTCTTCGGCGCGCTGAACGCGGGCGGTCTGCAGATGCAGCTGATCACGCAGACGCCGCTGACCCTGACCACCGTCCTGCAGGCCGTGATCGTGCTGTTCGTCGCGGCCCCGGCCCTGGTGCGCTCGATCTTCCGCTTCCTGCCGAAGGAACGCGGAGCGGGCACGGTTCTCGCGAAAGGCTGGAACGGATGA
- a CDS encoding amidohydrolase, whose amino-acid sequence MSHQLLVADVLARVEAVREDMVDVRRDLHAHPELGWHEVRTTELLEQRLVEAGLSPRVLPTGTGLICDIGSGDTCVALRADIDALPVPDGVDAPWRSTLDGVAHACGHDVHTSALLGAALVLAGMARDGQLDRRVRVIFQPAEEVMPGGALGVIAAGGLDGVRRIYGLHCDPRLQVGEVGLRVGALTAAADRLLVRLTGPGGHTSRPHLTADLVYALATLVSALPAALSRRVDPRAGMSLVWGRITSGSAANAIPSRGEAEGTLRCLDANAWRLAEELIPTLAAQIVAPYGVEVEVEVTHGVPPVMNDALAINVLQNAVHQTLGSSAVAPTDQSLGGEDFAWYLEHVPGAMARLGVRPPTQETAADLHTPGFDPSEEAITVGTTLLTTTALLD is encoded by the coding sequence ATGAGTCATCAGCTACTGGTCGCGGACGTGCTGGCGCGGGTCGAGGCGGTCCGTGAGGACATGGTCGACGTACGGCGCGATCTGCACGCGCACCCGGAGCTCGGGTGGCACGAGGTGCGGACGACCGAACTGCTCGAGCAGCGGCTCGTCGAGGCCGGCCTGTCGCCGCGGGTGCTGCCGACCGGGACCGGGCTGATCTGCGACATCGGGTCCGGTGACACCTGCGTCGCGCTGCGGGCCGACATCGACGCGCTGCCGGTGCCGGACGGCGTGGATGCTCCGTGGCGGTCGACGCTCGACGGGGTGGCTCACGCGTGCGGTCACGACGTACACACGTCGGCACTGCTCGGTGCGGCGCTGGTTCTGGCCGGCATGGCGCGCGACGGGCAGCTGGACCGGCGGGTGCGGGTGATCTTCCAGCCGGCCGAGGAGGTCATGCCCGGCGGTGCGCTCGGGGTGATCGCCGCGGGCGGGCTGGACGGCGTACGACGTATTTACGGTCTGCACTGCGACCCGCGGCTGCAGGTCGGCGAGGTCGGCCTGCGCGTCGGCGCGTTGACCGCCGCCGCCGACCGGCTGCTCGTCCGGCTCACCGGCCCCGGCGGCCACACCTCCCGGCCGCACCTGACGGCCGATCTGGTCTACGCGCTGGCGACCCTGGTCTCAGCGCTTCCCGCTGCTCTCTCCCGCCGCGTGGACCCGCGCGCCGGCATGTCCCTCGTCTGGGGCCGCATCACGTCGGGCTCCGCCGCGAACGCGATCCCGTCCCGCGGCGAGGCCGAGGGCACCCTGCGCTGCCTGGACGCCAACGCGTGGCGCCTGGCCGAGGAACTCATCCCGACACTCGCCGCCCAGATCGTCGCGCCGTACGGCGTCGAGGTCGAGGTCGAGGTCACGCACGGCGTACCGCCCGTCATGAACGACGCCCTCGCGATCAACGTCCTGCAGAACGCCGTCCACCAGACCCTGGGCTCCAGCGCCGTCGCCCCCACCGACCAGAGCCTCGGCGGCGAAGACTTCGCCTGGTACCTCGAACACGTCCCCGGCGCCATGGCCCGCCTGGGCGTCCGCCCACCCACCCAAGAAACCGCCGCCGACCTCCACACCCCCGGCTTCGACCCCTCCGAAGAAGCCATCACCGTAGGCACCACCCTCCTAACCACCACCGCCCTCCTCGACTAA
- a CDS encoding BMP family lipoprotein — MKKYVRGTAIVGVLTLAVAACGSKPTDDNAGGGANKDFKACMVSDSGGFDDKSFNQTSYKGLQDAVKEKGLTEVKAESKSDNDYPTNMTAMVNAKCNVIVAVGFKLEDATEKAAKANTGIKFAIVDSAPDTTKVGEIPNLKPLLFNTAQSSFQAGYLAAAMSKSGKVGTFGGLKIPTVTIFMDGFAEGVRYFNTQKSKNVQVLGWDDAKQAGLFTGDFEDKAKGQNNAQNLITQGADVIFPVAGPAGLGGLQAAKASNGKVNAIWVDTDGCVSAAEYCSVLLSSVEKGMDVAVKDAIVSAVDNKFDNTQFTGTLENGGTALAPFHEFDSKIPADVKTELEQIKADIISGKITVQSKVQPKAS, encoded by the coding sequence GTGAAGAAGTACGTGCGGGGAACGGCGATCGTGGGCGTGCTGACGCTCGCCGTCGCCGCGTGTGGCAGCAAGCCGACCGATGACAACGCAGGCGGCGGTGCCAACAAGGACTTCAAGGCCTGCATGGTCTCCGACTCCGGGGGCTTCGACGACAAGTCGTTCAACCAGACGTCGTACAAGGGTCTGCAGGACGCGGTGAAGGAAAAGGGCCTGACCGAGGTCAAGGCGGAGTCGAAGTCGGACAACGACTACCCGACCAACATGACCGCGATGGTGAACGCCAAGTGCAACGTGATCGTTGCCGTCGGCTTCAAGCTCGAGGACGCCACCGAGAAGGCGGCCAAGGCGAACACCGGTATCAAGTTCGCGATCGTCGACTCGGCTCCGGACACCACCAAGGTCGGCGAGATCCCGAACCTGAAGCCGCTGCTGTTCAACACGGCGCAGTCCAGCTTCCAGGCCGGCTACCTGGCCGCGGCGATGTCGAAGTCCGGCAAGGTCGGCACCTTCGGTGGTCTGAAGATCCCGACCGTGACGATCTTCATGGACGGCTTCGCCGAGGGCGTGCGGTACTTCAACACGCAGAAGAGCAAGAACGTCCAGGTGCTCGGCTGGGACGACGCCAAGCAGGCGGGTCTGTTCACCGGTGACTTCGAGGACAAGGCCAAGGGCCAGAACAACGCCCAGAACCTGATCACCCAGGGCGCCGACGTGATCTTCCCGGTGGCCGGCCCGGCCGGTCTGGGCGGTCTGCAGGCGGCCAAGGCCAGCAACGGCAAGGTGAACGCGATCTGGGTCGACACCGACGGCTGCGTGAGCGCCGCGGAGTACTGCTCCGTGCTGCTCAGCAGCGTGGAGAAGGGGATGGACGTGGCCGTGAAGGACGCGATCGTCTCTGCCGTCGACAACAAGTTCGACAACACCCAGTTCACCGGCACCCTGGAGAACGGCGGTACGGCGCTGGCGCCGTTCCACGAGTTCGACAGCAAGATCCCGGCGGACGTGAAGACCGAGCTGGAGCAGATCAAGGCCGACATCATCAGCGGCAAGATCACCGTGCAGTCGAAGGTTCAGCCGAAGGCATCCTGA
- a CDS encoding ABC transporter ATP-binding protein, with protein sequence MHLELSGLTKSFGSLVANDHIDLVIEPGEIHCLLGENGAGKSTLMNMLYGLLQPDSGEIVIDGEKVRITSPSDAIKHGIGMVHQHFMLVPVFTVAENIMLGRENVRAGGVLDRKKAHALVTELSDRYGFEVDPEALVEDIPVGVQQRVEIIKALTNDARVLILDEPTAVLTPAEIDELIGVMRQLKENGTSIVFITHKLKEVKAIADKITVIRRGKVVGQAEPSASEEELAELMVGRAVDLVVDKEPAQPQDAVLRIQGLTVIDERGFTAVDDVDLEVRAGEILAVAGVQGNGQTELAEALLGLTPIAAGTISLDGQDLTGKSTRHRLDAGIGYIPEDRAHDGFVGSFSVAENLVLDLFRKAPFGNGVALRTDEIDKNATARVEEFDIRTQGIDQPVSSLSGGNQQKVVLARELSRPLKLLVASQPTRGVDVGSIEFLHTRIVEERDNGTAVLIVSTELDEIAALADRVAVMYRGKVVGVVPSDTPRDELGLMMAGASKSEAHEVAIENPTTLGTI encoded by the coding sequence ATGCACCTCGAGCTGTCAGGCCTGACCAAGAGCTTCGGCTCGCTGGTCGCCAACGACCACATCGACCTGGTCATCGAGCCGGGTGAGATCCACTGCCTGCTCGGTGAGAACGGGGCCGGCAAGAGCACCTTGATGAACATGCTCTACGGGCTGCTGCAGCCCGACTCGGGCGAGATCGTGATCGACGGCGAGAAGGTGCGCATCACCTCGCCGAGCGACGCGATCAAGCACGGGATCGGCATGGTCCACCAGCACTTCATGCTGGTCCCGGTGTTCACGGTCGCCGAGAACATCATGCTCGGCCGGGAGAACGTCCGGGCCGGCGGCGTACTGGACCGGAAGAAGGCGCACGCGCTGGTCACCGAGCTGTCCGACCGGTACGGGTTCGAGGTCGACCCCGAGGCGCTGGTGGAGGACATCCCGGTCGGGGTCCAGCAGCGGGTGGAGATCATCAAGGCGCTCACCAACGACGCCCGGGTGCTGATCCTGGACGAGCCGACCGCGGTGCTCACGCCGGCCGAGATCGACGAGCTGATCGGCGTCATGCGTCAGCTCAAGGAGAACGGCACCTCGATCGTCTTCATCACCCACAAGCTCAAAGAGGTCAAGGCGATCGCGGACAAGATCACCGTGATCCGCCGCGGCAAGGTGGTCGGGCAGGCCGAGCCGTCCGCGTCCGAGGAGGAGCTCGCCGAGCTGATGGTCGGCCGCGCGGTCGACCTGGTCGTGGACAAGGAGCCGGCCCAGCCGCAGGACGCCGTACTGCGGATCCAGGGACTGACCGTGATCGACGAGCGCGGGTTCACCGCCGTCGACGACGTCGACCTCGAGGTGCGAGCGGGCGAGATCCTCGCCGTGGCCGGTGTCCAGGGCAACGGTCAGACCGAGCTCGCCGAGGCCTTGCTCGGGCTCACGCCGATCGCGGCCGGGACCATCTCGCTCGACGGCCAGGACCTGACCGGGAAGTCGACCCGGCACCGTCTTGACGCCGGGATCGGGTACATCCCGGAGGACCGCGCGCACGACGGCTTCGTCGGCTCGTTCTCGGTCGCCGAGAACCTGGTCCTGGACCTGTTCCGGAAGGCGCCGTTCGGCAACGGGGTGGCGCTGCGCACCGACGAGATCGACAAGAACGCGACCGCCCGGGTCGAGGAGTTCGACATCCGTACCCAGGGCATCGACCAGCCGGTGTCGTCGCTGTCCGGCGGGAACCAGCAGAAGGTCGTGCTGGCCCGTGAGCTGTCCCGCCCGCTGAAGCTGCTGGTCGCCTCGCAGCCGACCCGCGGGGTGGACGTCGGCTCGATCGAGTTCCTGCACACCCGGATCGTGGAGGAGCGCGACAACGGTACGGCGGTCCTGATCGTGTCCACCGAACTGGACGAGATCGCCGCGCTGGCGGACCGGGTCGCGGTGATGTACCGCGGGAAGGTCGTCGGCGTCGTACCGTCGGACACCCCGCGCGACGAACTGGGCCTGATGATGGCCGGCGCCTCGAAGTCGGAGGCGCACGAAGTGGCGATCGAGAACCCGACGACCTTGGGAACCATCTGA